One Sodalinema gerasimenkoae IPPAS B-353 DNA segment encodes these proteins:
- a CDS encoding RRXRR domain-containing protein — MQRIPVQNPDGTPAMPTKRRRAQRWVEQGRATWVKTNLRLKAVRLNAEPSGRKTQPIVVGVDPGKLYSGIAVQSSKATLFGSHLELPYPKVRERMGNRRMLRRSRRSRRINRELPFPLRNHRQKRFNNRRQKKVAPSIRANRDLEFRVVQS, encoded by the coding sequence ATGCAACGTATCCCCGTTCAAAACCCGGATGGGACTCCCGCCATGCCCACCAAGCGCCGTCGCGCGCAGCGGTGGGTAGAGCAGGGGCGAGCGACATGGGTAAAAACTAATCTGCGCCTTAAGGCCGTGCGCCTGAACGCCGAACCATCGGGTCGTAAGACTCAACCCATTGTGGTTGGTGTCGATCCCGGCAAACTCTATTCAGGGATTGCCGTTCAATCGTCTAAAGCGACTTTATTCGGGTCTCACCTAGAACTCCCCTACCCCAAGGTACGGGAGCGGATGGGTAATCGCAGAATGCTACGGCGTTCTCGCCGCAGTCGGCGGATTAATCGAGAGTTACCCTTCCCATTACGGAATCATCGCCAAAAACGATTTAATAACCGTAGACAGAAGAAAGTCGCCCCCAGCATCCGAGCCAACCGAGACTTAGAGTTTCGGGTGGTTCAGTCGTAG
- a CDS encoding glycosyltransferase family 4 protein yields the protein MTVDSPFASSPRISILVSDLSKQGAGRWGGAVRTFLLAQALERLGAKVTIYGFIFGDDPGEPTVGDFPMVTVPGAFYPGFIGRSRELLRQLDTDIIYALRPKATTLGLALWHKRQTGCPVILDIDDWELSWHGGDRFRYRPKLKQLARDILKPDGALRYPDHPLYLRWMESQVSKADAVTVHTQFLQDRFGGVKVPNGKDTDLFNPEGYDSQLSREVHGFSAYRILMFPGAPRPYKGIEDVLKALEHLNREDLRLVIVGGSPYDDYDQELRRRWGRWIIQLPPQPVTKMPFVVAGADIIVVPQRETPAALAQFPLKLTDGMSMAKPILATRVGDIPEILQGSGYLVEPEAPEAIAKQICWILEHPEEAKQRGALARQRCVEHYSLEAMSHLLAGVLQSLPDSPHL from the coding sequence ATGACTGTAGATTCTCCCTTTGCCTCGTCCCCTAGGATTTCGATTCTTGTCAGTGATCTCTCGAAACAGGGAGCGGGACGCTGGGGGGGAGCGGTACGAACGTTTTTATTGGCGCAGGCCCTAGAACGCCTGGGGGCTAAGGTCACGATTTATGGGTTTATCTTTGGCGATGACCCCGGTGAACCCACGGTGGGTGATTTTCCCATGGTGACGGTTCCGGGGGCGTTTTATCCTGGCTTTATTGGGCGATCGCGAGAGTTACTCAGGCAACTAGATACGGATATTATCTATGCCCTACGGCCGAAGGCGACGACCTTGGGACTGGCATTGTGGCATAAACGCCAAACTGGCTGTCCGGTTATCTTGGATATTGATGATTGGGAGTTAAGCTGGCATGGGGGCGATCGCTTTCGCTATCGACCAAAACTCAAACAACTAGCTCGGGATATCCTTAAGCCAGACGGGGCATTGCGCTACCCGGATCACCCCCTATATCTACGATGGATGGAGTCTCAGGTGTCAAAAGCAGACGCAGTGACGGTTCATACTCAGTTTTTGCAGGATCGCTTTGGGGGCGTCAAGGTTCCCAATGGCAAGGATACGGATTTATTTAACCCCGAGGGCTATGATTCTCAACTCAGCCGTGAGGTTCATGGCTTCTCGGCGTACCGGATCTTGATGTTCCCGGGGGCCCCTCGCCCTTATAAGGGGATTGAGGATGTCCTCAAGGCGTTAGAGCATCTCAACCGTGAGGATTTGCGCTTGGTCATCGTCGGTGGAAGTCCCTATGATGATTATGATCAGGAGTTGCGTCGCCGTTGGGGACGCTGGATTATCCAATTACCACCGCAACCCGTCACGAAAATGCCCTTTGTGGTGGCTGGGGCTGATATCATTGTGGTTCCTCAACGGGAAACTCCGGCGGCCTTGGCCCAGTTTCCGCTTAAGCTAACGGATGGAATGTCTATGGCGAAACCAATTTTGGCAACGCGGGTTGGGGATATTCCCGAGATTCTCCAAGGGTCTGGGTATTTAGTAGAACCTGAGGCTCCTGAGGCGATCGCTAAACAGATTTGTTGGATTCTGGAGCATCCTGAGGAGGCCAAGCAACGGGGAGCGTTAGCCCGGCAACGGTGTGTGGAACACTATAGCCTTGAGGCCATGTCTCATCTCCTAGCTGGGGTGCTTCAATCCCTGCCAGACTCCCCACATTTGTAA
- a CDS encoding ATP-binding cassette domain-containing protein, protein MGFSGAVFNSVSVTLIVPLVLSLLGQEASMMGSMPPVIQQAMGFADNISGDYRVAILTGVVFLAIALKNFSGYASNLVGTALGQSISRTLRYDGVEVFLNVDIDFYSNNKIGDIMNKMNAEMIRTSAAIRSFSQLIVSAITILFFIAILTSISWQLTLTSTIVLGLVVSINQVFIRRAKMFGQQLTHDSRAFTNKLIETLSGINLIKTVATEDLEFGRLRELIYARERSEFKSQANSAIISPINETAGIMALLLIVLAARYLFAEQIEALSAVILTYLLLLFRLLPVVGTINNLRSGLSNKSASILVVSDYLDRTNKPFMKNGSIPFKKLTKGIKFESVNFRYGSGNQDLALRNIDLWIPRGKTVALVGSSGAGKSTLADLIPRFYDPCDGRIKFDDEDLRSYDMKTVRRRMGIVSQDTFLFNNSVLYNLTYGCEWAGEAEAIDAAKRANAYEFIMNLPQGFDTDIGDRGVMLSGGQRQRLAIARAIIRDPEILILDEATSALDTLSERLVQEAIEELCHDRTTIVIAHRLSTIRNADQIVVMEQGQIMEVGSHALLLEQDGYYSTLYQAQFARDNEDAIQQARRETLINTSYEVRTRLNPMIGFLNLLVDDIVDSPEERQELTQEAYESAVRLLKTLQFLESSARAE, encoded by the coding sequence TTGGGATTTTCAGGAGCGGTATTTAATAGTGTCAGTGTGACCTTGATTGTACCGCTCGTCTTGTCTCTGTTGGGACAGGAAGCCAGCATGATGGGCAGTATGCCGCCGGTGATTCAGCAGGCGATGGGATTCGCGGATAATATCTCAGGGGATTATCGCGTTGCCATTTTGACGGGGGTTGTCTTCCTGGCGATCGCCCTCAAAAACTTTTCAGGCTATGCCAGTAATTTGGTGGGAACGGCTCTCGGGCAATCGATTTCTCGGACATTACGCTATGATGGCGTCGAAGTCTTCTTGAATGTGGATATTGATTTTTATTCCAACAATAAGATTGGCGACATCATGAACAAGATGAATGCGGAGATGATCCGGACATCAGCCGCCATTCGTTCATTTAGTCAACTGATTGTTTCAGCGATTACAATCTTATTCTTTATTGCTATCCTTACCTCGATTTCTTGGCAGTTGACTCTCACTTCGACGATAGTTCTAGGGCTGGTCGTCTCGATCAATCAGGTTTTTATCAGGCGAGCCAAGATGTTTGGGCAGCAGTTAACCCATGATTCTCGCGCGTTCACGAATAAACTAATTGAGACCTTATCGGGAATCAACCTAATTAAAACTGTTGCCACAGAGGATTTAGAATTTGGTCGGCTCAGAGAACTAATTTATGCTCGTGAGCGTAGTGAGTTTAAATCTCAGGCAAACTCGGCAATTATTTCTCCCATCAATGAAACCGCCGGGATTATGGCTCTGCTGCTGATTGTCTTGGCGGCTCGCTATCTATTTGCGGAACAAATTGAAGCCCTATCAGCGGTGATTTTAACCTATCTTTTACTCTTGTTTCGCCTGTTGCCAGTGGTTGGAACCATCAACAATCTCCGGAGTGGTTTATCGAATAAGAGTGCCAGTATTTTAGTGGTTTCTGATTATTTAGATCGTACGAATAAGCCATTTATGAAAAATGGTTCGATCCCCTTTAAGAAATTAACAAAAGGAATTAAATTTGAATCTGTTAATTTTCGCTATGGCAGTGGAAATCAAGATTTAGCACTGCGAAACATTGATTTATGGATTCCCCGAGGAAAAACTGTAGCCTTGGTGGGAAGTTCTGGGGCGGGTAAATCCACCCTGGCGGATTTAATTCCTCGCTTTTATGATCCCTGTGATGGACGAATTAAATTCGATGATGAAGATTTGCGCAGTTATGACATGAAAACTGTGCGTCGTCGCATGGGGATTGTCAGCCAGGATACGTTCTTGTTTAATAACTCGGTGTTATACAACCTCACCTATGGCTGTGAATGGGCCGGAGAGGCCGAAGCAATTGATGCCGCCAAACGGGCTAATGCTTACGAATTTATTATGAATTTGCCCCAGGGATTTGATACAGACATCGGCGATCGCGGGGTGATGCTATCTGGGGGACAACGACAACGGCTGGCGATCGCCCGGGCCATTATCCGCGATCCAGAAATCTTAATCCTCGATGAAGCTACAAGCGCCCTGGATACGTTATCGGAGCGGTTAGTGCAAGAGGCCATTGAAGAACTCTGTCACGATCGCACCACCATTGTCATTGCTCACCGCCTCTCGACGATTCGCAATGCTGATCAAATTGTGGTCATGGAACAAGGACAAATCATGGAAGTTGGCTCTCATGCCTTGCTCTTAGAACAAGACGGCTACTATTCAACACTCTACCAAGCTCAGTTCGCCCGGGATAATGAGGATGCCATTCAACAGGCCCGCCGGGAAACCCTTATCAACACCTCCTATGAGGTTCGCACCCGTCTCAATCCCATGATTGGTTTCCTAAATCTGTTGGTAGACGACATTGTCGATTCTCCCGAAGAGCGCCAAGAACTGACTCAAGAGGCCTATGAGTCCGCTGTGCGACTTCTCAAAACATTACAGTTTTTAGAGAGCAGTGCTAGAGCGGAGTAG